One window of Caldivirga sp. genomic DNA carries:
- the hjc gene encoding Holliday junction resolvase Hjc, with protein MPLGRRGVNYERELANWLWSLGFAVIRAPASGGGVRRRFAPDLVAMFRGKVIILEVKYRAKPTPISIQCDKVNRLLEFASRAGGEAYVVIKYAREPWRIIPVKPCNGDSALTYTTSEVKEAGRLEDAVRSMINVNIMNILNNGD; from the coding sequence ATGCCGCTTGGGCGTAGGGGGGTTAATTATGAGAGGGAGTTAGCTAACTGGCTATGGAGCCTTGGGTTCGCTGTAATTAGGGCGCCTGCAAGTGGGGGTGGGGTTAGGCGTAGGTTCGCCCCAGACTTGGTAGCAATGTTTAGGGGTAAGGTGATTATACTTGAGGTTAAGTATAGGGCTAAGCCAACTCCAATAAGCATACAGTGTGATAAGGTTAATAGGCTGCTTGAATTCGCAAGTAGGGCTGGTGGGGAGGCTTACGTGGTTATTAAGTACGCTAGGGAACCTTGGAGGATAATACCTGTTAAGCCATGCAACGGGGACTCAGCCTTAACATACACGACCAGTGAGGTTAAGGAGGCAGGTAGGCTTGAGGATGCGGTTAGAAGCATGATTAACGTTAATATAATGAATATATTGAACAATGGTGATTAA
- a CDS encoding MFS transporter — MVSKAIAVTNIMVARFIYSIYWYYLAPALPLIRQEFAVPNYELGLVPLFFIIGAGSFQIPASIVARYIGNVKTAVIGLTLLSIAGVATAFSVGFNEILILRLLAGIGAALFFSTAATVVTNLYPGREGLMLGIYNAVFSAGAGVGLVYGVVYTMVNWRIAVLAISLVGLLESVMLLKTCSPLNRPIDAGLSISKGAVLVGLATAGYWGANYATGNLLPTYAVNHGVGLANASLITSLLLFSSLIGGLSGKLADLTSRRELLVIIPAVLGSSSFLLIITLNPYAMIASTLIVGYTSELMITASYALVVNDLNPTMGLATVNTLNMIVGMWLSPLFTAVMSDSSLPWIMMIIASVVPLPLLLMRRRFRR, encoded by the coding sequence AAGCAATAGCGGTAACCAACATAATGGTTGCCAGATTCATATACAGCATCTACTGGTACTACCTAGCGCCAGCCTTACCGTTAATTAGGCAGGAGTTCGCCGTACCAAATTATGAACTCGGCCTAGTCCCCCTCTTCTTCATAATAGGGGCTGGTTCATTCCAAATACCAGCAAGCATTGTAGCTAGGTACATTGGTAATGTTAAAACTGCGGTAATTGGATTAACCCTATTATCAATAGCTGGAGTAGCTACGGCCTTCAGCGTGGGCTTCAATGAGATACTAATCCTAAGACTATTGGCTGGTATTGGTGCTGCACTATTCTTCTCCACAGCAGCCACAGTTGTGACTAACCTATACCCGGGTAGGGAGGGTTTAATGCTAGGTATATATAATGCAGTGTTTAGCGCTGGGGCTGGGGTTGGGCTGGTTTATGGGGTTGTTTACACTATGGTTAACTGGAGGATTGCAGTACTTGCAATTAGCCTGGTAGGCTTACTGGAGTCTGTAATGCTTCTTAAGACTTGTTCACCACTTAATAGGCCTATTGATGCTGGTTTATCAATAAGCAAGGGTGCGGTACTGGTGGGTTTAGCGACTGCCGGATACTGGGGTGCCAATTACGCTACAGGTAACTTACTACCCACCTATGCGGTTAATCATGGGGTAGGCTTAGCTAATGCATCATTAATAACGTCACTCCTCCTCTTCTCAAGCCTAATAGGTGGTTTATCGGGTAAGCTGGCTGATTTAACAAGTAGGAGGGAGCTCCTTGTCATTATACCAGCAGTGTTGGGCTCCTCATCCTTCCTACTCATAATAACACTTAATCCCTACGCCATGATTGCTTCAACACTAATAGTGGGTTACACCAGTGAGCTTATGATTACCGCCTCCTACGCCCTAGTTGTTAATGACTTGAACCCAACCATGGGGCTTGCGACGGTTAATACCTTAAACATGATTGTCGGCATGTGGCTAAGCCCATTGTTCACCGCCGTTATGAGTGATTCATCATTACCGTGGATCATGATGATTATAGCCTCAGTAGTGCCATTACCCCTTCTACTTATGAGACGTAGATTTAGGCGTTAG
- the fbp gene encoding fructose-1,6-bisphosphate aldolase/phosphatase has protein sequence MSPKTTVSVIKADIGGIPGHAWVHPKILEYASSRLKDAVKSGLLIDYYVFNVGDDMSLLMTHDKGIDNPEIHGLAWSIFKDATENYAKKFKLYGAGQDLLKESFSGNVRGLGPQVAEMEFEERPSEPLIVFAADKTEPGAYNLPMYKIFADPFNTAGLVIDPQMHGGFRFEVIDVYEGKVYLLDAPEHIYTILGLIGTPGRYIIRRVYRRSDLTQAAVVSVERLNLIAGRYVGKDDPVAIVRAQHGLPAVGEVLEAFALPHLVEGWMRGSHTGPLMPGRFVSIDQANKIAMGPKMTRFDGPPKVGALGFQLHDGYLEGPVDMFDDPAFDLSRQIAAFVTDYIRRMGPIMPHRLPPEEMEYTTLPQILSTLKSIPVEEYERNRLKYLSEKVGSVVVAGGGVGD, from the coding sequence ATGTCACCTAAAACTACAGTATCAGTAATAAAGGCTGATATTGGGGGAATACCTGGTCATGCTTGGGTTCACCCAAAGATACTTGAGTACGCTAGCAGTAGACTCAAGGATGCTGTTAAGAGTGGGTTACTAATCGACTACTACGTGTTTAATGTTGGAGATGATATGAGCCTATTAATGACCCATGATAAGGGCATTGATAACCCTGAGATACATGGATTAGCGTGGAGCATATTCAAGGATGCAACCGAGAATTACGCTAAGAAGTTTAAACTATATGGGGCTGGACAAGACTTACTTAAGGAGAGCTTCAGCGGTAACGTAAGGGGGCTTGGGCCTCAGGTGGCTGAGATGGAGTTTGAGGAAAGACCCAGTGAGCCATTAATAGTATTCGCTGCCGATAAGACTGAACCAGGCGCGTACAACTTACCCATGTATAAGATATTCGCTGATCCATTTAATACCGCGGGCCTAGTTATTGACCCGCAGATGCATGGTGGATTTAGGTTTGAGGTAATAGATGTTTATGAAGGTAAGGTTTACCTGCTTGACGCCCCTGAGCACATATACACTATACTAGGCCTAATAGGTACACCTGGAAGGTACATTATTAGGAGAGTCTACAGAAGGAGTGACCTAACCCAGGCCGCTGTAGTCAGCGTAGAGAGGCTTAACCTAATAGCTGGCAGGTACGTGGGTAAGGATGACCCGGTAGCCATAGTTAGGGCCCAGCATGGTTTACCAGCAGTAGGTGAGGTACTTGAGGCATTCGCCCTACCCCACCTAGTGGAGGGCTGGATGAGGGGTAGCCACACTGGTCCATTAATGCCGGGTAGGTTCGTAAGTATTGATCAGGCTAATAAGATAGCCATGGGTCCTAAGATGACTAGATTTGATGGACCACCCAAGGTTGGTGCATTAGGCTTCCAACTGCATGATGGCTACTTAGAGGGCCCAGTGGACATGTTTGATGATCCGGCCTTTGACTTAAGTAGGCAGATTGCGGCCTTCGTAACAGACTACATTAGGAGGATGGGGCCTATAATGCCACATAGGTTACCGCCTGAAGAAATGGAGTACACGACCTTACCCCAAATATTATCAACGCTTAAGTCAATTCCAGTTGAGGAGTATGAGAGGAATAGGTTAAAGTACTTGAGTGAGAAGGTAGGCTCAGTAGTGGTGGCTGGAGGAGGCGTTGGTGATTAA